A single genomic interval of Corylus avellana chromosome ca10, CavTom2PMs-1.0 harbors:
- the LOC132164620 gene encoding urea-proton symporter DUR3-like, with amino-acid sequence MATSQSQCPPLGFSGNYYHLSQGGCVRQSSFFDGKPVLNQAVGYSVILGFGAFFTVFTSFLVWLEKRYVGSRHTSEWFNTAGRNVKTGLIASVVVSQWTCAATILQSSNVAWEYGVSGPFWYASGATIQVLLFGIIAIEIKRKAPYAHTVCEIVKARWGTVAHIVFLPFCFLTNMTVTAMLLLGGSAVVNALTGVNIYAASFLIPLGVILYTLAGGLKATFLASYIHSVIVHIVLVIFVYLVYTASSKLGSPSVVYNHLVEVASKSRICEEPLSHDGQSCGPVSGNYKGSYLTMLSSGGLVFGIINIVGNFGAVFVDNGYWVSAIAARPSSTHKGYLLGGLVWFAVPFSLATSLGLGALALDLPITASEASHGLVPPATAIALMGKAGSVLLLTMLFMAVTSAGSSELIAVSSLCTYDIYRTYINPEASGKQILRVSRGVVLIFGCFMGMLAVILNKAGISLGWMYLVMGVLIGSAVMPIAFMLLWRKANAIGAILGATSGCVLGIITWLSVTKSEYGRVNLDTTGRNAPMLAGNLVSLLTGGAVHAICSILWPQNYDWGTTRQITVVEKEKSEQPAEEFNEQKLMRAKAWIVKWGVGFTVLIVILWPLLSLPAGVFSKGYFTFWAVIAMAWGTICSAVIIVLPLIESWGTIQSIVLAMFTNDKLMEKVEEMNLKLRTIMLAIPEAEKIYLLEKEKAKRKEASE; translated from the exons GTATGGCTGGAGAAGCGTTATGTTGGGTCTCGCCATACATCCGAATGGTTCAACACTGCAGGGAGAAACGTCAAGACTGGACTTATTGCTAGTGTGGTTGTATCTCAG TGGACATGCGCTGCTACAATCCTGCAAAGTTCCAATGTTGCTTGGGAATATGGTGTCAGTGGGCCTTTCTGGTATGCTAGTGGGGCTACCATCCAG GTACTCTTGTTTGGTATAATTGCTATAGAGATCAAAAGAAAGGCTCCTTATGCTCATACTGTTTGTGAAATAGTAAAAGCTCG TTGGGGGACTGTGGCGCACATTGTCTTCCTTCCCTTCTGCTTTTTGACAAATATGACTGTAACAGCAATGTTGCTCCTTGGTGGATCTGCTGTTGTAAATGCACTGACTGGAGTGAACATTTATGCTGCTAGCTTTCTGATACCACTTGGAGTTATTTTGTACACACTAGCTGGAGGACTAAAAGCAACCTTCTTGGCTAGCTATATACATTCTGTTATAG TACATATTGTTTTAGTCATCTTTGTCTACTTGGTTTACACGGCAAGCAGTAAGCTTGGTAGCCCTAGTGTTGTATACAATCATCTGGTTGAGGTAGCAAGCAAATCAAGAATATGTGAGGAGCCACTTTCCCATGATGGGCAATCTTGTGGCCCAGTTAGTGGGAATTACAAAGGGTCTTACTTGACAATGTTGAGTTCCGGCGGGCTTGTTTTTGGGATTATCAACATTGTTGGCAACTTTGGCGCTGTGTTTGTTGACAAT GGATATTGGGTGAGTGCCATTGCTGCAAGACCTTCATCAACTCATAAGGGCTACTTGTTGGGTGGGTTAGTATGGTTTGCAGTGCCATTCTCTTTGGCAACATCACTGGGTTTGGGAGCACTCGCCCTCGATTTACCGATTACAGCAAGTGAGGCAAGCCATGGACTTGTTCCTCCTGCTACTGCTATAGCTTTGATGGGGAAGGCAGGATCTGTTCTTCTTCTTACTATGCTTTTCAT GGCAGTGACATCTGCTGGTTCATCTGAGTTGATTGCAGTATCCTCATTATGCACATATGATATCTATCGTACTTACATAAATCCAGAGGCAAGTGGGAAGCAAATCCTTAGGGTGTCAAGGGGTGTTGTCCTTATCTTTGGATGCTTTATGGGGATGTTAGCAGTAATACTCAACAAAGCTGGGATTTCCTTGGGCTGGATGTATCTAGTCATGGGAGTGCTCATTGGTTCAGCAGTTATGCCGATTGCTTTTATGCTTCTGTGGAGAAAAGCAAATGCAATTGGTGCCATCCTTGGTGCCACCAGTGGTTGTGTTCTTGGAATAATCACTTGGTTGTCAGTTACAAAATCCGAGTATGGCCGGGTAAATCTTGATACAACCGGGCGAAATGCACCTATGCTTGCCGGAAACCTTGTCTCTCTACTTACCGGAGGAGCTGTTCATGCTATTTGTAGCATTTTGTGGCCTCAAAATTATGACTGGGGTACCACTAGGCAGATCACAGTGGTTGAGAAGGAAAAGAGTGAGCAGCCAGCAGAAGAGTTTAATGAGCAAAAACTGATGAGAGCTAAAGCATGGATAGTAAAATGGGGTGTTGGTTTTACTGTTCTGATTGTCATATTGTggcctcttctctctcttccagCAG GAGTATTCAGTAAGGGGTACTTCACATTCTGGGCAGTGATTGCTATGGCATGGGGCACCATTTGTTCTGCTGTAATTATTGTTTTACCACTAATAGAAAGCTGGGGAACCATCCAAAGCATTGTTTTGGCCATGTTTACAAATGACAAGCTCATGGAAAAGGTGGAGGAGATGAATCTCAAGCTGCGCACAATCATGTTGGCTATTCCTGAAGCAGAGAAAATTTACTTACTTGAGAAAGAGAAGGCCAAGAGGAAAGAAGCATCTGAGTAG